The genomic window CGAGGAGGCGATCGATTCGCGACTCGGCCACTGCTATCGGACCGCCGTCGATCCGACCGTTCTCGAGGGCGGCGACGAACTGACGATCGACCTCGAGACGCCGCCGCAGGTGGCGCGCCACGAGGGGTACGAGACCGCGTTTCTCGAGGGCGATTCGGTGACGGTAGCGCTCGACGCGCCCTGAGCGGTAGTTCGACGCGCAGATAGCTCACTCGAGGTGTCCCGCGTCGGCGTTTCTCGGGCCGACGGCCCGGTCGACCACCCGAAGGAGACCCAACCCGAGCGCGAGCATGACGACGCTGACGACCACCCAGTGGGGGTTCCACGCCTCGGTCCCGTGGACGACGTTGTGCAGGTCGAGCACGTAGTGGTCGACGATCCCGTCGAAGACGTTGAACACGCCCGCTCCGACGAGGATCGAGCCGACGAGATAGGTCGTCGAGAACCGGCGGTCGGTCCCGTTGACCACGCGCCAGAGCAGCCCGAAGCCGACGCACGTGACGGCGAGCGTGGCGATCAGGAACAGCCCGTCGAAGAACACGTTCGTCCGGTAGCCGTCGAGGCTGTACGGGTCGTAGTAGCCCGAGAGGAGGTGATGCGTCTGCAACGTGAGGTGGAAGATCACCGTGTCGACGACGGCGCCGAATCCGAAGCCGATCGTTCCCCCCGCGAGCAGGAGTCGCCGCCGCAGGCTGTCAGCCGTCGCCATACGAACGCTTCGCCGTCGACGGCCAAAAATCGGGAACCGGCACCTGCTACGCGCGAACGCCGCCTCGAGCGTGCCCGCCTACGACTCGAGGGCCGCCGTTCCGAGATCGGCCGCCTGCTCGGCGACGTCGACCAGCGTGAACCAGGTGTTCAGCGCCGCTCGCAGGGCGATCACGTCCGCGGCGTCGATCTCGATGCGAACGACCGAGCCGTCGCGATCGATGGTCGTCCGCGAGCGCTCGTCGTCGATCTCGCCGATCTCGCGGGCGACGCTGTCGGCGACGAGCCGCGCGCGAGACGGCGTCTCGTAGTCGAACTCGAGGGTCGCGTCGTGAGAAGGCACGCGCGGTTACCGGACGTCGACTTCCTTGACGTCGCGGCTGCGCTCTTTGAGGAGCACGCGGTGGCCACAGTAGGGACAGCGGACGCCACCGTACTCGTCGAGCTGGACGTCGCGTTTACAGCGGGAGCACTTGTAACTCATACTGAGTGTAGAGAGTGTGGGGTTACTCGTCGTCCTCGGCGAGCGCTGCGCGGATCGAGCGCTTGACGGTGCGGCCGGCGGGGGTCTCCGGACGGTAGGCGCCGCCGGTGAAAACCTCGCCGGTCTCCTCGTTCTTCCAGATGCCGGTGCCGACGCGGGTGACATCGTCGCCGTCGACTTCGGCGTTTTCCATGTCGTCTTCGATCTCGCTGACGCGACGTCGGGCGACGCGACCGTAGCGTGCGCCGAACCGGCCCGCGCTACCGACCGTTCCTTTCTTGGCCATAGTAGGGCTAGCTATCGGCAGCGGATTCTTAAACCTGTTGAGTTAGGGCCGCTCAGTCCGTCGCCTCCTCGGCGACCGGCCCGATCAACAGCTCCAAGAAGACGAGCGCCAGCGCGGCGAGGTAGCCGACGGGCGCGAGGGGGGCGGCCAGCAGTCCCGTCCCGATGCCCGTTAGCGCGATAGCTGATCGGAGAACGAGCCCACTCAGTGCGAGCAGCGGAATCGCAGCCAGCACGGCGTCGGGACGCTCGAACATGGCTAATTATATCTAATTACCCCCGATCGGATAAGGGTCTGAGAACCAGCAGACAGTGTCTCTTCCATAAGGTCGTGACAATACTTGCGCGACGGACGTCGAGAGCGCTCGCGACCCGCCACCGGCGTCGGGATCTCGGAGCGCCGGCGATCAGTGATACCGGACATCCCAGTATCGCACCGCCGCGGGTACGGAACGCCGCAGAAATGTCCCGCCCTTTCCGGCGAAGCAGATATTACTGGAACTCCGCGTTCGTCAGCACTTCGTTGAGGTCCTCGCGGATCCGTTCGCCCATCTCCCGGTCGCGTGCGGTGGTGACCACGCGGTTCTCCTGGACGCTCGAGCCGTCCCGCAGGAGCATGCGAACGTTGCCGCCGTCGTCGGCGCGGGTAACTTTCGCCCGAAGCCCCGACTGCGACCCCTTCCCGCCGGCGTCGATCGGGCCCGGGATGACCTTCTTGACGTGCGGGTGGCCGGCGACGGTCCGGATCGCCCGCATCCCCGTCCGGCCGCCGATCAGCGTCGAGTGGCTGCCGCCGATCTTCTCGACGGGCGGCGTCTCGACCACGTCCAGCGCGCGGTTGCCCCGCCGCTCGAGGACCGCGTCGACGGGGTCCTCGTCCTCGACGCGGTAGAACTGGTGGTGGATGTCCTCGCGGACGGCCTGAATCACCGCGCGCTCGCCGCCGGCGTAGACCTCCTCGGGGCGTTTCCGGCGGATCTCGTCGCCGATCAACCCCGCGAAGTTCCGGAGTTCGACGACCTCGTTCTCGCCGTCTTCGGGCATCGTGGTGATCGTCGTCTCGCCCAGAATCGGATCGTCGTCCCGCCTCGCCGAGTCGGCGTCGTCTCCGCCGTCACCGTCGGCCGCGAGCATCGTGAGCGTCGCTCGTTCGCGCGCCGCCTCGAGGACGATCGCTTCCGTGTTGGCTTCCCGGCAGACGAGACAGAAATCGCCGGGTTTCTCGAGCGGCGTTGCACAGTGGCGACACTCCATAGACTAGACGGTCGTTGGCGGGTCGGATGTAAAACAAGCGCGTTTTCGACCGGTGTCACCCTCCGACCCGCCTCCGGCGACGGTCGCACCGTCCCGTCTGTCCGTCCGCGTCGACGACGGTAACGACGATCCGATACTCGGTGATCGTGTACCGCCGGAACCTACAGAATGTCGTCGAGAATCGTCCGCACTGCGTCCGTCTGCACGACGTCGTACGGGACCCGCATCGGCGAGACGGAAATTTGCCCCTCGAGCAGCGCGTGCCGATCGGTGTCCTCGGGGTCGGGGATGTCCCGGTTGGCCATCTGCTGCCAGAGCCGATTCGTGAGCTGGAACTGCCCGTCCTCGAGGGCGGCGTCCATCTCGTAGACCTCCGTCGGTCGGGTGAGTTCGAACCCGTCGTCGTCGACGTCCGGTCGCGGGACGTTGACGTTCAGGTAGTCGACGCGGTCGAACAGGCCGGTTCCGGGCGACCCCTCGACGAGCGCGGCGGCGATCTCGCCCGCGTGCGCGAAGTCCTCGGGCTCGAGTTCCGACTCCATGCCCAGCGTGTCCATCGAGACGGCGATCGAGGGCGTCCCGAGGAAGGCGGCCTCCATGGCGGCGCTGACCGTCCCCGACCGCGAGAAGACGTAGGCGCCGAGGTTCGCCCCGGAGTTACAGCCGGAGACGACGAGGTCCGGGGTCGGCTCGAGGGCGTTGACGCCGACGATGGTGCAGTCACAGGGCGTGCCGTCGACGGCGTAGCCGAGTTCGTGGTCGGCGTGGGGGACCGGCGAGGTGAAGGCGTCGGCCTCGAGGTCGATCGAGAAGTCGTCGCTCTCGGAACTGGTCCGTCCGTAGGACAGCGACCGGCCGACGGCGCTCCGGTTGCGGTCGGGGGCGATGACGGTGACGGTGGCGACCTCGGTCAGGGCGTCGTAGAGCGCCCGGAGACCGGGCGCGTCGATCCCGTCGTCGTTCGTCAGGAGGACGTGGGGCGCGTCGTTGGGATCCATTCGTCGTACGCGTGGCCTAGACGGCGAGCTACCTATCGGTTCGGTTCCGTGACGCCGCGGACGCGGGCGGCTCAGGAACCGGTGTCGAACGCGTCAGTCCTGTCGTCGACCGCGTCAGCGAGTCGCGTCCC from Haloterrigena sp. KLK7 includes these protein-coding regions:
- the surE gene encoding 5'/3'-nucleotidase SurE, with protein sequence MDPNDAPHVLLTNDDGIDAPGLRALYDALTEVATVTVIAPDRNRSAVGRSLSYGRTSSESDDFSIDLEADAFTSPVPHADHELGYAVDGTPCDCTIVGVNALEPTPDLVVSGCNSGANLGAYVFSRSGTVSAAMEAAFLGTPSIAVSMDTLGMESELEPEDFAHAGEIAAALVEGSPGTGLFDRVDYLNVNVPRPDVDDDGFELTRPTEVYEMDAALEDGQFQLTNRLWQQMANRDIPDPEDTDRHALLEGQISVSPMRVPYDVVQTDAVRTILDDIL
- a CDS encoding DNA-directed RNA polymerase subunit P is translated as MSYKCSRCKRDVQLDEYGGVRCPYCGHRVLLKERSRDVKEVDVR
- a CDS encoding DUF2103 domain-containing protein, which produces MECRHCATPLEKPGDFCLVCREANTEAIVLEAARERATLTMLAADGDGGDDADSARRDDDPILGETTITTMPEDGENEVVELRNFAGLIGDEIRRKRPEEVYAGGERAVIQAVREDIHHQFYRVEDEDPVDAVLERRGNRALDVVETPPVEKIGGSHSTLIGGRTGMRAIRTVAGHPHVKKVIPGPIDAGGKGSQSGLRAKVTRADDGGNVRMLLRDGSSVQENRVVTTARDREMGERIREDLNEVLTNAEFQ
- a CDS encoding KEOPS complex subunit Pcc1; amino-acid sequence: MPSHDATLEFDYETPSRARLVADSVAREIGEIDDERSRTTIDRDGSVVRIEIDAADVIALRAALNTWFTLVDVAEQAADLGTAALES
- a CDS encoding DUF2243 domain-containing protein, which codes for MATADSLRRRLLLAGGTIGFGFGAVVDTVIFHLTLQTHHLLSGYYDPYSLDGYRTNVFFDGLFLIATLAVTCVGFGLLWRVVNGTDRRFSTTYLVGSILVGAGVFNVFDGIVDHYVLDLHNVVHGTEAWNPHWVVVSVVMLALGLGLLRVVDRAVGPRNADAGHLE
- a CDS encoding 50S ribosomal protein L37ae — its product is MAKKGTVGSAGRFGARYGRVARRRVSEIEDDMENAEVDGDDVTRVGTGIWKNEETGEVFTGGAYRPETPAGRTVKRSIRAALAEDDE